Below is a genomic region from Staphylococcus carnosus.
ATGGGCTTTCGGGAACATGTACTTGATTTTTTTACAAGAATCTAAATACCAATCTGGTACGTTATTCTCTTTCATGACTTCTTCCCACTCTTCTTGCAAGCCTTTACCTTTACGTACCGCTTCCATAATTTTGAAGGCTAGTGACGGTTCAAGACCTGCATACATCAAGTAAACCATGATGTCGTCACGACAACCGATTACACCTGATAAGTCACAAGTACCTGAACGAACTAAATCTTGAGCATTGCCTAACCATACATCTGTACCATGAGACAGACCGGAAATTTGAACAAGCTCTGAGAAAGTTGTTGGTTTTGTATCTTCAAGCATTTGTCTTACGAATCCCGTACCAAACTCTGGTACACCGAATGTTCCTGTTTTACACATAATCTCTTCTTCTGTCACCCCAAGTGATTCAGGTGTACTGAAAATACGCATCGTTTCTTTATCGTCAACCGGTATCGTTTTCGGATCAATACCTGATAAATCTTGAAGCATACGAATCATTGTCGGATCATCATGACCCAGAATATCGAGTTTCAACACATTATCGTGAATTGAGTGGAAGTCAAAGTGTGTCGTCATCCAAGGTGATGATTGGTCATCAGCTGGATATTGAACAGGCGTAAAATCATATATATCCATGTAATCCGGTACAACAATAATACCGCCTGGATGTTGACCTGTAGTACGTTTAACACCCGTACAACCTTTCACCAAACGATCCACTTCTGCACCGCGCTTATGAATACCTTGGTCATTTAAATAACCTTTGACATAACCGAATGCTGTTTTTTCTGCAACAGTACCAATTGTACCGGCACGGAATACTTTGTCTTCACCGAATAACACTTTTGTATAGTTATGGGCTTCTGGTTGATATTCACCACTGAAGTTCAAGTCAATATCAGGAACTTTATCCCCTTTGAATCCTAAGAAAGTTTCGAAAGGAATATCTTGCCCTTCTTTAATCATTTCAGCACCGCATTCACATTTTTTATCTGGCAAGTCAAAACCTGAACCGACCGAACCATCATTGAAGAATTCGCTTTTCTTACATTTTGGACAAATATAATGTGGTGGTAATGGATTCACTTCGGTAATTTCTGTCATAGTTGCTACGAAACTGGAACCGACAGAACCACGAGAGCCTACTAAGTAACCATCATTCAATGATTTTTTAACCAAACGTTGTGAAATCAAATAGATAACAGAGAAACCATTACCGATGATACTTTCTAATTCTTTTTCCAATCTATCTATTACAATTTGCGGTAAATCATCGCCATACAATTTACGCGCATTTTCATAACTCATTTCACGAATTTCTTCGTTTGCACCTTCCATACGCGGTGTATACAATTTATCTTTAATCGGAACAACACGTTCAATACGGTCTGCGAGTGCTTGAGTATTTTCAACTACAATTTCATGTGCTTTTTCTTCGCCTAAGAAATGGAATGCATCCAACATTTCATCCGTAGTACGGAAATGTGCTTCTGGTAATGTTGAACGGTTAAGCGGGTTACCTGGTTGAGAGGCAATCAAAATTTTACGTGCGATTGAATCATGTTCATTCAAATAATGCACATTACCTGTTGCAACAATCGGTACATTAACCGCTTCTCCTGCTTTTAACAACCGTTCATAAATTTCTTCCATCGTTTTATTATCACGAATCAATTCTCGATCAATCAAATCTTGATACAACGCTGGTGGTTGTACTTCAATATAGTCATAGTATTTCGCAATACGTTCTACTTGAGATTGGTCTTTTTGCATTACAGCAGTAAAGACTTCACCTTCATCACAAGCAGTACCAATCAACAATCCTTCACGATATTCATCTAATAACGAACGCGGGATTCTTGGTGTACGATAATAATAAGTGACCAAAGATTCACTGACGATTTTAAATAAGTTTTTTAATCCATCTTGGTTTTGAACCAAAATTGTAATGTGACTTGGACGTGCACGTTTATAAGCATCTTCATTAGATAAAGACTGATTTATATCTTTATGGTTAGTTACACCAAGTTCTTCTACTTGTTTCAACATTTTAATAAAAATATACGCAGTTGCTTCTGTATCATAAATGGCACGGTGATGTTGTGTCAGTTCTACGCCATATTTTTTAGCTAAGAAGTTCAAACCATGCTTACCGAATTCTGTATTAATCGTACGAGAAAGTTCTAAGGTATCGATAACACCATTTGTATAATTGCCGAGTCCTGCACGTTCATATCCTGTGTCAATAAAGCCCATATCGAATGAAGCATTATGCGCTACGAAAATCGCATCTCCGACCCACTCTTTAAACTCAGTTAATACATCATCAATTTCTGGTGCATCCACTAACATATCATCAGAAATATGCGTTAAGTTTTTGATTGTATCAGATAAACGTTCATGCGGATTACTGAAACGTTCAAATTTATCAATAATCTCGCCATCATGTACTTTTACAGCGGCTAATTCAATAATTTTATCGTATTGGTTTGACAGTCCTGTTGTTTCCACGTCAAACACTACATACGTAGCATCTTTTAAAATACGGTCTGTCGGTTTATAAGCAATCGGAACACCATCATCTACGAGCATTCCTTCCATACCATACAACATTTTAATGTCATTTTTTTCAGCAGCCGCAAAAGCATCAGGGAAAGCTTGTACAACACTGTGATCTGTTACAGCAATTGCAGGATGTCCCCATTTAGCTGCTTGCGCTACATAATCTCCGATATTATTAATACCATCCATTTGGCTCATTGCAGTATGCAAGTGCAATTCAACACGTTTGTCATCTGCTTTATCTTGTTTTGGTGTTTTTTTGATTTCTTCAATATCAGACATCATCATAACTAAGTCGCGTACAAATGTATCTTCTTCAATACGTCCTTGTGCACGTACCCATTTGCCGACACTTAACGCTTTGAAATGTTCTAAATCATCTTTGTTTTTACGTGTAAACATTTTAAGTACAAGTGAATCTGTATAGTCTGTTACTTTTAATTCAACAATGTGGCGTCCACTTTTCAATTCTTTAATATTCATATCAAAAATAACGCCTTCAATTGCTACTTTGAATTCTTCTTCGATAATAGATTCGATTGGACGCACATTATCAACTTGAATAGGTTTACCGATTTGGCATTTCGCTACTGTATTTTCATTGTTATCTTGTTGTTTTGCCTTTTCAGCTTTCATTTTCTCTAATTTTTCAGTAGCTTCTTTAGCACTTTGCTGATCTTCTTCTTGAATGTAAGCCTCTAAAGAAGCAAGATCCGCATCTTGTCCATCATTATCTGTTTCAAACACGATCTTATTTACGTCAAAACCACATTGGCGGTATGCTTTCACTAGACTCCCATTACATGCTTTATGGAAATAATCTCGTTCAACATCATTTGAAACCATTACTTTTAAAACGTCACCTGACATAATCAAACGTTTTTGTTTCAACTGCCCTTTGACTTTTGGTGATAAGCGCGTTTGATCAATACAGTGGTTAAAGTATTTCATCGCATATTCATCTTGGTTCGTAGTATTTTGAACTTTGAAGTGCCAGTTGACTGTAGCAATATCTTTGAATTCTTCAGTCAGTGCATGAGTGAATAGTAAGTAATCTTCGTGAGATAAAAAGTGCGGCAAGGTGATTTGGAAAAGCCATGTGCGTGCTTTTGACGACACATCAATACGATTTAATTCACTTTGTTCTAATATTTCAGGTTCTAACTGATTCGCAATTTTAATCTGATCAGCTAGAACTTTAAATTTTTCTTGATTTGTCATTGCCAAGACAATTACCACCTTAATGATTGATTAAATAGAATTGTAGAACTGCAAAGAAAGAATTACAACTCAATTGTTTGAGAGAGGATGTCAGAGGAAACCATGCAGTACTACCTTTTATGAAAAACAGAACCACACTTCAAAACAGCGTGGTTACTTTTCTTACGTTCTTTTTTAGAAACATCTTAAATATTATACCAAATTTCCCCTCGTTCTAAAAACAGTAAAACTATTATATATGATGTATTGTTGCTTCAAAAGCCTATCGTACTCGAATTAAAGAGTAAAACAAAAAAATTCCGAAACTCCTTTTAAGAGCTTCGGAAAACTTTCGCTTAAATTTGTGTATATAAATTATCAATATAAGAAGCTAAATTTGAAACTTCAACTTCTT
It encodes:
- a CDS encoding PolC-type DNA polymerase III codes for the protein MTNQEKFKVLADQIKIANQLEPEILEQSELNRIDVSSKARTWLFQITLPHFLSHEDYLLFTHALTEEFKDIATVNWHFKVQNTTNQDEYAMKYFNHCIDQTRLSPKVKGQLKQKRLIMSGDVLKVMVSNDVERDYFHKACNGSLVKAYRQCGFDVNKIVFETDNDGQDADLASLEAYIQEEDQQSAKEATEKLEKMKAEKAKQQDNNENTVAKCQIGKPIQVDNVRPIESIIEEEFKVAIEGVIFDMNIKELKSGRHIVELKVTDYTDSLVLKMFTRKNKDDLEHFKALSVGKWVRAQGRIEEDTFVRDLVMMMSDIEEIKKTPKQDKADDKRVELHLHTAMSQMDGINNIGDYVAQAAKWGHPAIAVTDHSVVQAFPDAFAAAEKNDIKMLYGMEGMLVDDGVPIAYKPTDRILKDATYVVFDVETTGLSNQYDKIIELAAVKVHDGEIIDKFERFSNPHERLSDTIKNLTHISDDMLVDAPEIDDVLTEFKEWVGDAIFVAHNASFDMGFIDTGYERAGLGNYTNGVIDTLELSRTINTEFGKHGLNFLAKKYGVELTQHHRAIYDTEATAYIFIKMLKQVEELGVTNHKDINQSLSNEDAYKRARPSHITILVQNQDGLKNLFKIVSESLVTYYYRTPRIPRSLLDEYREGLLIGTACDEGEVFTAVMQKDQSQVERIAKYYDYIEVQPPALYQDLIDRELIRDNKTMEEIYERLLKAGEAVNVPIVATGNVHYLNEHDSIARKILIASQPGNPLNRSTLPEAHFRTTDEMLDAFHFLGEEKAHEIVVENTQALADRIERVVPIKDKLYTPRMEGANEEIREMSYENARKLYGDDLPQIVIDRLEKELESIIGNGFSVIYLISQRLVKKSLNDGYLVGSRGSVGSSFVATMTEITEVNPLPPHYICPKCKKSEFFNDGSVGSGFDLPDKKCECGAEMIKEGQDIPFETFLGFKGDKVPDIDLNFSGEYQPEAHNYTKVLFGEDKVFRAGTIGTVAEKTAFGYVKGYLNDQGIHKRGAEVDRLVKGCTGVKRTTGQHPGGIIVVPDYMDIYDFTPVQYPADDQSSPWMTTHFDFHSIHDNVLKLDILGHDDPTMIRMLQDLSGIDPKTIPVDDKETMRIFSTPESLGVTEEEIMCKTGTFGVPEFGTGFVRQMLEDTKPTTFSELVQISGLSHGTDVWLGNAQDLVRSGTCDLSGVIGCRDDIMVYLMYAGLEPSLAFKIMEAVRKGKGLQEEWEEVMKENNVPDWYLDSCKKIKYMFPKAHAAAYVLMAMRIAYFKVHYPLYYYASYFTVRASDFDLITMIKDKEGIKTVVKDMYSKYMELGKKEKDVLTVLEIMNEMAHRGYRMQPISLEKSQAFEFIIEGDTLIPPFISVPGLGENVAKRIVEAREEGPFLSKEDLNKKAGLSQKVIEYLDELGSLPGLPDKAQLSIFDM